Below is a window of Gossypium hirsutum isolate 1008001.06 chromosome A12, Gossypium_hirsutum_v2.1, whole genome shotgun sequence DNA.
TGCATTTTTGGCAGCTGGGTAGATTTGCACTTTCATTAAGATCTCAGGTTGCCTAATTAACTCAAAGACACATACGTCACCAATGTTAATACGATTATCTTTCACAAAAGTCCGCCAGCCACCATAGAGTTGTGCACTAAGGTTTTTACTTTCTGTATTCCTATAGAACATCACAAGCCAAGTTCTCCTAGCAGAATTGCATTAGGTCAGAATACATTTGTGCATTGTCAAATAATTCATAGCAAAGTCCAATGGGATAACCTGGAATTCAAGAAGGGAAAAGACACGTTTTCAGTCCAAACAAAGAGTAAATTGTTGGTAACTTTGGGTCATCAAAATAAAGGTTTTGAGGTTTTCCAGGttctcatttttatatatattaccaTTTGAAAACCATGACAAACCGATAATGGTCGCATGAACACCATGAAAGCTGGATTTTCATTACTTTCATAAGCACTGGCTATCTGATTTGCCCGAGCCTTTTCAGTAACTATCAACTTTTGTGAGCAGCTTAAAACCTTAGTTCTCATACTTTGACGAGCTGGAATTACTCCATCGTCTGTTGTAGCTGGACTAAAAAATCACAATAAGcaacaaaatcaaaagaaaaaatgaaaacacTGCTAAGATTGAAATAAAGAATGCATACCACTAAGTTTGCTCTTTCTAGAGCTGGGGTCTTCAAGGCTAACATGTGAAGATGAATTTTCTAACTTGGAAGCAGTTCTCATTTTCTTTTGAGGGGGTGGGCATGGCAAATCTGGTTTCT
It encodes the following:
- the LOC121211371 gene encoding B3 domain-containing transcription factor VRN1-like — its product is MVSSPVKLEVQYSRYKRNDHFHVLIFDQSVSEIEYPHSSTEDNGDGHISVAVCGEDSGSASRKNKEKPDLPCPPPQKKMRTASKLENSSSHVSLEDPSSRKSKLSATTDDGVIPARQSMRTKVLSCSQKLIVTEKARANQIASAYESNENPAFMVFMRPLSVCHGYPIGLCYELFDNAQMNTESKNLSAQLYGGWRTFVKDNRINIGDVCVFELIRQPEILMKVQIYPAAKNARKARKSLAKHDNKGVSSAWGCLKLDLMGKMQPLTPTEKERAADIASWFSSRLGE